The genomic segment TGCTGACACTTCATATGCCAGGAAACACGTCATCTGCAAATGCGGAATTTTTGATAACACTGTCGAAAATCCCCAATGCCTCTGATACAGTAGTCTTGCTGAATTGCTTCTAAAAGCACCTCTGATCCAATATAAAAAGCGCAGGAAAAAGAGGGTCCCCTTGACGAACACCCCGTTAAATTTAAAGTAACATGTAGGCAGCCCCTGGTTAAGGACACAACTAGAAGGGTGTGAATAAAAAGTGCGAATCCACTTCATACGGGAGgggcaaaaattgaaaacttctcGAGCTTTACACAAAAAGTACAACTGTAAACTATATAGAAAGCATTCTCGCAGTCTACTGTAATCAGAATACCAGGTAAATTCTCCCTCTGTGTGTAATCCATCATGACctcacaaatatcaaatttaaaaaaaacttttcacgtAAAACAAAAGGAAAAGTATAAGTTATAATATTCATTATAAAGCAGCCTAGGGGTCCTCCAAAGtaacaaataacacaaagtaacAGTCGGTGCATTATCTTATAATTCGACGTGTCCGCTTGCATTCATTTCCTTTATTCACGCCATCTTAGGCCAGATTGTTTTATCTACAGTGACTTCTTTGAATCATTTCACTGGGGTATTCAAAGCTCTCGAAGGATATACAATGGTTAACCTGATCAAGTTTTAATAACAAAATAGATTTGGCAAATTGTTTCACTTTTTCTGAAGAAATCTTCTTTTGCAGAAAAAAGCGTTTCTCATAACAGTCCGTTATTTTTAACATGGCGGTCGTTCAGAGAGGGAATACATTCAGGAAATTCTGAGTACGTCAAACGATGTTACATGATTCGGGGAAGAACCATTAAAGAACCGGCGATGGTGGTgagtgaaaacaaaatcagaGACATCCGGTCTACAATTATTGCCAGCATCAACCATTCATTTCTTACCTGTAATAGAATGTATAAAGAAGTTATAACCGCTCCTACTATTGAAATTTTAACTTGTCGCTTCTCaataacacacacatacacataaatatacgtgtttacacacacacacacacacacaaacatatatatatatatatatatatatatatatatatatatatatatagagagagagagagagagagagagagagagagagagagagagatgcagaTTCATGTTCTTGTTGGAAATTAGAGTATTCGACGCTGATGTACAAGCAGGgccttataaataataacacaaattacttcaagtacaaagtaatcatctatctatctatctgtatatatttCAATGCATAATAATGTCTCGTAATGACGTAATGTGAGGGATAGTTAGCATGCGTTGATCAAAAGGATCAGAATAGCAAGATATTGGTGCAAGAAGGACGCACAAGCAGAGATTGAAGTAAAGGTTTCAATAGTTGTTTCTGTAACCAAACTGACGTTTTCATCCGTTGGATGGAAGTCTTTATAAGAACCAACCTGTTCATTTTGCAGATTCTTTTTCGGTGCAACCACTTCCAGTATACTTCTCATACACAAAATTAAGGTGTGCATTCCCTTCAGCATGTGTTCATGATATTGCCTATCATTGTACTTATATTCACTTAAAGGAAGTCTACTACATCGGTGAGTGCACTTCCTGTTTCCACTGAAATACGTCTCCGAATCCTTAGAATCTACATTATGTGCAGAACAATCGGCTTCCAAGTCGTCTGCCCTCATAGGACTCTCATTATTGAACTCGTTACTGGTTTCTTCGCAACCAGCATAAGGCTGGCATTGAACGTCGACATTATTTATATTCTCATTTTCGTTTTCGCCTAATTTTATTGGATTACCTTTCACCATCAGTATCCTTGCACCCCATCCCAAAAATGTCCTTTTCACCCAACATGGCACCGGCGAGGAATTTTCAGTACATTTCACATAGAATCGGGAAAACACAACAGTCAATGCAATAGAAATACttattaaaatcatgatgaaCATAAGGTACACGGTTAAAAGTGGCATCTGTAATGACGTTGCAGGTAGAAGATCAGCTACCAGCAAATTGAAGATGTAAATCGTCAATAACAACGATACACTTAAGTTAATCTTGTCCGGGGACATTATTGGTAGACAGAATGTGAGCATTGTAAGAAATGAAACCAAAATACAAGGAACGATCAGATAGACAACGTAATATTGGGGTTTTCTTTTTATATCGATGCGGGCGATAATGCTCGTAAATGTGTCGTCGATCCGAGAAAGTTCTTTGTGACTGTTTTAATCTGCGAGGAGGTGACGTCCCATTGCATATTTGGAATGTAATTTTCCTTAGTAACCTCATCCCTCTGGGCTTGCAAATGTGCCAAGGAATCGCTGCTGCCCCATAGAGCGAACTGGAGGTAGCATGACTGCTCGTCCTTTGGAAAGTAACGAATGTTCATCAGACAGGGCGTCTCGGAGATCATCGGTGTAATTTTGGTAACGTTGCCATCACTTGATATAGTTACTGTCAGCCCACTTAAATGAACTCTGGGGTAATTGCCAAACTCGTTACTGGCGCTAAAGACCGACAAAATGCGAGAGAAAAAAGTCAAATAGAAGCGATGAAATGTAACGTGATCTCCTTAAAGAGAAGTAtattatatcaaaatatgtgaCTTATTATCCGCTTGAACAAAATTTATATGCACAATGCAAATAGATGAATTTTCACCAGGTACACTTTCCCCCCataaaacattaatatcaaCTGAAGGAAGTGTGAACACGTAACAATAAATCCACGAAGGTCGTTTTTTACTTCAAACTTATATTTTTACAAGAAGCagctgtagaaaaaaaaatcaatttatctGCCAGGCAATGCAGGAAAAAGATAGTTCCTTCATTGCCCAGCCAATAATATGAAAGAGCAGCACAGTCTACAAATGAAACACCAACCTGTTAGAGAGAGCAATGTCGGGGACCCATATCTTTTCAACTGGCACCGAGATATATTTTAGTCCACCATAAGTAAGTTCATCCCAAACTAGTCTTGGATCAGTCCAAGTCTACAAAAATGTGACACAGATCTAATCTTGaaaacatacatccatacatacatagatacatccatacatacataagatacatcatacatacatagatacatacatacatacatagcatacatacatacatacatgaaaacatatatacatacatacatagatacatccatacatacatagatacatccatacatacatagatacatccatacatacatacatacatacatacatacatacatacatacatacatacatacatacatacatacatacagataatACAGACAAAAAGGCAGACAGATGAAAGATTGCAGAGCCTCCTGCTTTATGAAAATGTAGCCGTGTGGCCGATTATCCTAAGTATCTCGTGTAATGATAAACAAGCAGGAACATTGCGATTACATGCGAGGACTTATGTAATTGTCACTTAGCAGACATATtgttaataaatttatgatttcatAACTGACAAACCTCACTTAATTGTGCTCACCTACCTGATACATCCAAATGCTTGCTTTTATTATTTGTGACTTTTCGTTCTGTATTTGAAAGCCGAAAGGGAAGACGTCATTAGATACGAGATATTGTTGGCAACCTATCTATAATTGTTAAGTAGGAGAAGTGAATATATCATATGAACATTTGCTTTCCATTTGTGAAACTTTAATGATATAATATCTGTATTGTCGGTTTACGTCACCAAGGTAGTATTGCACTCGGTATCGACATATCCATTTATTGTTCTGTAGAGTCAACATAGCGTTCCAGGCAATGTGATGTGGGCAGATTCGAGACTTTTTGAATATGACATCGTTGATGAACAGTTTCCCTGTGAGCCGCTTTTGATACAATActaccgtggccgaaaacgacacaaaccctcttcagtttgtaattgtgtcgttctgtttgacctgcgtcgttctgttttgatctgCACTCTTCAGTTTGTGATtacgtcgttctgttttgacctgcttcgttctgttttgaactgcgctcttcagtttgtaattgcgtcgttctgtttaagctgcgtcgttctgtttgagctgcgtcgttctgttttgatctgcgctcttcagtttgtaattgcgtcgttctgtttgagctgcgtcgttctgtttgagctgcgtcgttctgtttgactCTGCGCTCTTCAGTTGTTTGAAAATAACACGGAAGTACTGGAGCAAACATTTTTCAACAAACATTGAACGGTCATTTGGAGAATACCATTGCAACTTGGCATGGGTGCCCGTGGAGTCATAGGTAGTAGAGGgagagcaactccacacatcgttcacacAGGCCtattggttgtttgcgtttaatTTAGtggtgtgtattttttgtttcactgtcttgtgtacagAACCGCATTGGTACGGCAAGACACAGCTGAATATGAAAgtcagtgcagtctgtactcAGAATGTGAGACACTGCGTACGACACTACTAAcgctatgtttcgaaagtttgccagactttcttcatcaatcGCCTCAAAGTCAGGTTCAGTGATAATTGTGATAATGGCAGATTGTACGttttcctatgttgtcccactggaagtttgttctttcattctggaagctaggatgtctaattttgttctattgtgttCAAGGTCGTGTTCAATTTGTGTTTAATACTAGAttgagaaatatatatatatggtcgtcaacattatatatatatatatatatatatatatatatatatatatatatatatatatatatatatatatatatataatttccaTACAAGAGAAAAAGGTAAAAAAAGACAACGGAAACAGAATACAGAcaaaagacaaagaacaagGATAGTACTTACATAAAAAAGATATTCTCAATCACTGATTCAAAGTACATTACTAGAGTATGCCAGCGACTCCTATACTTTTCAGTTGTACTTTTTTGTAGGCAATATTTCTCTcaactttgtgtttttgtttgtcccccgttataaataaatagaacggaagaattttcttttttgtctcAACTTAGACAGGAACTGTTTCCTTTTTTTAAGATGATGTGTACAGTAACAACAtgtttttactgtaatttaaatAGCAGAGAGAGAGGTTATGCCTCCACTGTTACCCTTGGACGAGGCTACCTTCTCGGTCGTCATTATCACTTGCCATACGTGATAGAGCAGACTTTTTACATACTAAGCATTTTTTTAGTAATTTTATATAAAGGAAAgtgaaggcaacttcacacatcgtttCTATTTTTGTTAAAAGATAAGGTACATTGAGCCGATTAATGCGTGTATACATATAATCTCTCTTACTACCTAGCCATAGTGCTTCACTCTTTTCCTTGTTCATCTTCTGGCCAGGGATGTTGCCGAATGAGTCAACCATATGATAAATGAGAAATTCTTTGGCAGATATCACATCTGATAACATTCCAGTGGTGTCATCTGCATATTGCACAATTTTCTCCGATTTGAATGCCcttaattgttttgttgtgacgAATGGCGATGGGCAAAATTTCTAAAACAACTAAAAGCAACTAAGGTGAAAGAGAATCACCTTGTCTTGAACCTCTGCTAACTTGATCAGAGGTGACACCATTATTAATTACTAGAAATATTGCAGTATAAAACTTTGACCCATTCAATAGAAGATTCGCCAAAATTAAATATCTTCAAAGCAAAATAAAGGAAAGGCCACTCGATAGAGTCCAATGCCTTGGCAAAATCAATACAAAGTAGAATACTAGGAATAACATCGTTTTCTTTTGTAAAGTGCATGGAGTCTAAAATCTTGCGAACAGCGTCGCCCATGTAGCGATCTTATACATAACCAGGTTGATTTGGGTGAATTATTTCCggtaaaactttaaaattcgAATTGAAAGGGCCTTGGCAACAATTTTTATGATCAACATTTAAAAGAGAAATAGGTCTTCAATTTTTCAGCTGGTGACgatcttttccttttttgtcaATCAACGTAATGATTGTTTGTCATTGGAAACTGACACTGACAACTCTCCGTATGGACGTGTACATATAGTTGAAACTCTACAATTAAAGGTAGGGGAATCGATCCAAGGGATCGagttgttctagtctgtaagaggattatcaAGGTGCCATAGCCTTTCGTTTTTCATTGAAGTTGTAgtaagtaagtaaatttccttgcaagacaatctgacgcctgaaccaTGGCTTTAAATTACCAAACCAGGGCTAGAAACGCCATTCCTCGGGTTTTTATTACTAGATATGTTTATCGAAGCTTGGTAGCACTCTCCGAAACTCAGATAACCttcacaaatatttttctgtaCTTCTGACAGTAcaggaatatgcaaatcaccagTGAACTCTTCTGCTTTTTCTTCAGGAAAACAATGTGTAGTCTGGTATAAATTTCGATAAAACTCTTTCTGCgtctttaaaatttcatttgaatcTGTAGTAACAGTACCAGTAGATGTTTGAAGTTTACGAAGGtgttttttgtaatgatttctcTTTTCAAGCTTCGAAAAATAAGCATTGCTTCTTTCACCAAGCTCATGCCATCTTACTCTGGCACGTTGAATAATACTTTGTGTTTTGACGTTTAAATATAAAGCTCTCTGaacttcatcaatgtctttccTTGTTTTCTCTATTTCTCGTTCTTAATTTTGAGTTCTTTCTTAATTTTGAGTTCCTTTTTGTTGCTCCAGCTTTTTTCCCTTGTCTCTTTGACACTAAGCCCTTTTTTGCtgcattttatacaaaaatccCTGATTTTATACTATTTAAGCCTTGGATCAAGAACGTCAGAGAAATCTTGTCCGAAATATCTTTTTCATGCTACAAGCCTTCGATGAAATCTTCCTCTTCCGATAGTAATTAGTCAATTTTCCAATATCCCCAGCCTCTTTCATCACATTCATAGCTATTTAAACTTAGATGAACGGAAGAGTGGTTAGACTTGATGGATGCACCAATCAACATGTGAAACGAAGTCGTGCAGTGTATCGGATACCAACCAATAGTCAATTCTGCTCTGGATCAAGGGTTCCCCCTCCAAGAAAAACGCAATTTGGTCTGATTCTTAATTCTCCAGATATCACTGATACTGAATCTGTTTATCATATCATCtacattttttacactttttctTTTACCTGATATATCCCACCTTTCCTGTCAAGAAGTTCGTCAAACGCTACATTGAATTACCGCCAATCAGAATATTATCGCTAAAGTCAATACTAAACTATTCATATAATACTAATAAGATTCCTATAATAAAAAGCTTATCCATTCTCGTGATTTGTAgcataaatattgaaatgaaaaagaCCGACTCACTCAATCTGTTCGGATAATTTCAAACTCGTCATCAATATGATTTTTAACAAGTATCGAAACACCTCGGCTGTCACTGGTTCCATGACAATACATTAAAGAATACAAAAATACtctagtcttcataacaacagtACATTGAAATGACAAGAATCAAACAAGACGTAATAGGAagctggagtgaacttgaaaaagacgaaaagCTAAAAATTATGTTCCAAAagcaaccaataatcgcatacagaAAGAACAGAAGTATGAGATACACTTATAAATGCCAGCCTTCACAAAAGCTACAATAGCTCACACTCCGATTCACAtgagcatacacaaacacaacaagaccaaatcGTAGACATAGCTTCcttacttgaacaacaaacttcagtggaacagcatattaacacataaaatcaatcgatcattcaacacgtctcaccgataaaaaatgaatttaagcaactgatgaagaaaactctgttttcgaaacgtagcttTAAAGCATCGCAGTGTAAAgttagtctctccgctccaatGCGGGTTAACagcaagacacgtagattacgggtacgtctcgccatggctaatcaaccctttacataaaacagctaaacatgatacacacatacacaaaatcatacacaaaacgccaACAATTCAggtatgaacgatgtgtggagttgctctcCCTTTactttcgccatggctaatcaacACTTCACATAAAGCAATCAAACATGATACACACTCACAATAGAcaaaatatcatacacaaaacgcaaacaactcagagttgaacgatgtgtggagttgctttccatttattacatcaaaacaaactgaagagcgacgATCAAACAGAACAATGTagttcaaacagaacgacgcagttcagacagaacgacgcaattacaaactgaagagcgcagatcAAAAGAGAACGACGCAGCttaaacagaacgacgcaattacaaaaaCTGAAGAGTGCAGagtcaaacagaacgacgcagcttaaacagaacgacgcagctcaaacagaacgacgcaattacaaactgaagagtgcagttcaaaacagaacgacgtaATCACAAACTGAATCGCGcagatcaaaacagaacgacgaagctcaaacagaacgacgtaattacaaactgaagagtgcaggtcaaaacagaacgacgtaATCACAAACTGAATCGCGcagatcaaaacagaacgacgcagctcaaagaGAACGACGTAATTACAAACTGAATCGCGcagatcaaaacagaacgacgcagctcaaacagaacgacgcaattacaaactgatcaGTGCAGAGTCAAACTGAAGAGGGTttgtgtcgttttcggccacggtacAATACATTTATGACTCATAtatgaaagaaaattatcagTAAGACCTACCACTTCTATGAGTTGTGTTAGGGAGATATGACAGAAGATGTCGACATGATCGGACAAATCGCTCACTGGCCTGGTGAGAATGGAATAATTGTTGAACAGGTGGCTATGCAAATCTGCTTCATTTGGACTTGACGCGTCTGCGAGGAAAAGTCACAAGCGACGAAATAAATGATGTTTTGATATCTCGTTAAAGCTACTTCACATCATACTACCTGCCTATTCGATAAATTTTGTCATTGAAGATGGTGCCCATCTTAAGGCATAAATTTATGATGTCATTTTCGTTGTAAATTCCCCCAAGTTattattgcatatatatatatatatatatatatatatatatatatatatatatatatatatatatatatatatatatatatatatatatatatatatatatatatatatataatatatatatatatatatatatatatatatatatatatatatatatatatgcttcgctcatggtacgtGTTGACATttgagcactctggtgagtccatattttcaatcctcaacaatgtgtaaccgtactctctgtgcccaagttcagaggttgccataaagccattatggagataaccgggagggcacattgtatacattttgtgtatatatatatatatatatatatatatatatatatatatatatatatatatatatgtgtgtgtgtgtgtgtgcaataTATGCAATAATAACTATATATaactgtatatatgtatatatgtatgtgtatatattatatatatatatatatatatatatatatatatatttatatatatatatatatttatatatatatataatacatctaccatcgagaccAATAGAATTTTGCGAGCGCTGAAAAGGCCGTAGGAAcacccgttccgtaacacgtacggtttcaaggcgccccatcccctgcggccgtatctgcgcgttcactgttgaacggtttcaagggactccTTTGACGAGTGCCAAAACATGTCTCGCACGCGCTCTGTGGTGCGTCTGTAGTGCACACTCAAAATCAACAACTttcagaagcgcgtccgagatagcaTTCCACACTTGCGCTTtgaatcggaagaaaaattgttgacattgcacgaaaacgaaATTCACTACAAgaacaaaaatagaaattacatGCAGAAATGCCACATGTTCACTCTTAATGTCCT from the Ptychodera flava strain L36383 chromosome 2, AS_Pfla_20210202, whole genome shotgun sequence genome contains:
- the LOC139151559 gene encoding acetylcholine receptor subunit alpha-L1-like yields the protein MISIALRVGVSISTLKTLVVLLIVVHLAADASSPNEADLHSHLFNNYSILTRPVSDLSDHVDIFCHISLTQLIEVNEKSQIIKASIWMYQTWTDPRLVWDELTYGGLKYISVPVEKIWVPDIALSNSASNEFGNYPRVHLSGLTVTISSDGNVTKITPMISETPCLMNIRYFPKDEQSCYLQFALWGSSDSLAHLQAQRDEVTKENYIPNMQWDVTSSQIKTVTKNFLGSTTHLRALSPASI